Proteins encoded in a region of the Drosophila sechellia strain sech25 chromosome 2L, ASM438219v1, whole genome shotgun sequence genome:
- the LOC116802341 gene encoding uncharacterized protein LOC116802341, which yields MYDQVIFTCELLHHRTVGSQIEETRRTWEERCSWFPAAQRNLAARCSEIYKESLEKYGNDYYEFYANRNRLREEHRVNTKSYKRRERRRSHRPMDHLKEYRVSPTSNGEYGSVRPMRLLHWL from the coding sequence ATGTATGACCAGGTGATATTCACATGTGAACTCTTGCACCACAGAACTGTGGGCAGCCAAATCGAGGAGACACGGCGCACTTGGGAGGAGCGGTGCTCTTGGTTTCCGGCTGCCCAAAGGAATTTGGCAGCAAGGTGTTCCGAAATTTACAAGGAGAGTCTTGAAAAGTACGGCAACGATTACTACGAGTTCTATGCAAATAGGAATCGTTTGAGGGAAGAACACAGAGTTAATACCAAGTCTTATAAACGTCGGGAAAGAAGAAGGTCCCACAGGCCAATGGACCATTTAAAAGAATATAGGGTGTCGCCAACTTCAAACGGAGAATACGGAAGTGTTCGGCCAATGCGACTCCTTCACTGGCTTTAG
- the LOC116802327 gene encoding uncharacterized protein LOC116802327 — protein sequence MKEYSEVIFVDQLKHFRVVASQIDKTRTNWEKSSAWFADAQREYYSRYASIYAECRKTYGDKMYGYYARRNRLRSEYCVKSKTAKTRQEIRYENESMAHLKGYKYSETTNGEYGRVRPSALFFC from the coding sequence ATGAAAGAGTACAGTGAGGTGATTTTTGTGGATCAGCTCAAGCACTTTCGCGTTGTGGCCAGTCAGATTGATAAGACTCGCACTAACTGGGAGAAAAGTAGCGCCTGGTTTGCAGATGCCCAAAGGGAGTATTACTCCCGATACGCGTCCATTTACGCCGAATGTAGGAAAACATACGGAGATAAAATGTATGGATACTACGCCAGGAGAAACCGTCTTCGATCAGAGTACTGTGTCAAGTCCAAGACGGCCAAGACACGCCAAGAAATCCGTTACGAAAATGAATCCATGGCCCACTTGAAAGGATATAAGTACTCCGAGACGACCAATGGCGAATATGGCAGGGTGCGCCCATCAGCAttatttttctgttaa
- the LOC6614462 gene encoding putative gustatory receptor 36a — translation MFDWVGLLLKTAYYYGQIIGLCNFKIDWQRGRVVAAQRSIIFAIAINVLICMVVLLQITKKFNLDAYFSRANQQHQYVIIVMVSLRMASGLSTILNRWRQRAQRMRMAEFVFRLFLKKPQVKQMSRWAILVKLSVAVVSDFLQMAISIDSVGRLGSKQFVGMVLAFWMSAIINMALSQYYLIILFVRAYYHLLKTKLRQVIHESQMLSETYPRRGAFMTKCCFLADRIDNIAKLQNELQSIVTQLNQMFDLQGMMVYVGYYIFFTSTNYITYSLAKNGLEQLHLTVRAVTLGFSWWMDAILNLFVILNLLDDHKELERLLEDRTLFTSALDVRLEQSFESIQLQLIRNPFKFEVLDIFTITRSSFAAMMGSIITHSIFLI, via the exons ATGTTTGACTGGGTCGGTTTGTTATTAAAGACAGCCTACTACTATGGGCAGATCATTGGTCTGTGCAACTTCAAAATTGACTGGCAAAGAGGTCGTGTTGTTGCAGCCCAAAGGAGTATAATTTTCGCCATCGCGATTAACGTCTTAATTTGTATGGTGGTGCTTTTGCAAATCACCAAGAAATTCAATCTCGATGCGTACTTCAGTAGGGCGAACCAGCAACACCAATATGTGATCATCGTGATGGTTTCACTGAGGATGGCTTCAGGTC TTTCTACAATTCTCAACAGATGGCGCCAGCGAGCACAACGGATGCGCATGGCTGAATTTGTATTTCGGCTATTTCTGAAAAAGCCGCAAGTGAAGCAAATGTCGCGATGGGCAATTCTTGTAAAGTTATCTGTAGCTGTCGTCAGCGACTTCTTACAAATGGCCATCTCTATAGACTCAGTGGGTCGCTTGGGATCCAAACAATTCGTGGGAATGGTTTTGGCGTTCTGGATGTCAGCCATTATAAATATGGCCTTATCACAGTACTATTTGATAATACTTTTCGTTCGAGCCTATTACCATTTGCTCAAGACCAAGCTGCGGCAGGTGATCCATGAAAGCCAGATGTTAAGTGAGACTTACCCACGGAGAGGGGCTTTCATGACCAAGTGCTGTTTCTTGGCCGATCGAATAGATAATATAGCAAAACTTCAGAATGAACTGCAATCTATCGTGACCCAGTTGAACCAGATGTTCGACTTGCAAGGGATGATGGTTTATGTCGGATACTATATATTCTTTACATCTACAAATTACATAACGTACAGTTTAGCTAAAAATGGTCTAGAACAACTGCACTTGACTGTCAGAGCAGTGACACTGGGATTTAGTTGGTGGATGGATGCCATACTAAATCTGTTTGTTATACTCAATCTCTTGGATGATCACAAGGAGCTAGAACGGTTACTAGAAGATAGAACTCTGTTTACTTCCGCCTTGGATGTCCGCTTGGAGCAATCC TTTGAAAGCATCCAATTGCAGCTAATTCGAAATCCGTTCAAATTTGAAGTATTGGATATATTCACCATTACTCGGAGTTCATTCGCGGCCATGATGGGATCTATAATAACGCATTCgatatttcttatttaa
- the LOC116800201 gene encoding putative gustatory receptor 36b, with translation MVDWVVLLLKAVHIYCYLIGLSNFEYDCRTGRVFTSWRCTIYAFMANILILITTIYHFTAHSNNNLIFQSANKLHEYVIIVMSGLKIVAGLITVLNRWLQRGQMMKLVKDVIRLYMINPQSKSMIRWGVILKAFISFAMDLFQVRLSVDALERLGTADMMGLFVKLCVSFIMNLAISQHFLVMLLIRAQYRIINAKLRKVIEESRNLSFLQHRNGGFMTRCCYLSDQLEDIGEVQSKLQSMVGQLGEVFGMQGLMAYSGYYLSIVGTSYMSYSIYKYGPQNLKLSPKTSIIACIWITLFYLDAFVNCNNILCVLDHHKDFLGLLEERTVFASSLDIRLEKSFESLQLQLARNPLKINIMGMFPITRGSTAAMCASIIVNSIFLIQFDMEFF, from the exons ATGGTCGATTGGGTCGTGTTGCTGCTGAAGGCAGTCCACATATACTGCTACTTGATAGGGTTAAGTAACTTTGAGTACGATTGCCGAACAGGACGCGTATTTACATCGTGGCGATGTACTATCTACGCCTTCATGGCTAACAttcttattttgattacaacAATTTATCATTTTACCGCTCACAGtaataacaatttaatttttcaaagcGCAAATAAGCTGCATGAATATGTTATCATCGTAATGTCCGGCCTAAAGATCGTGGCGg ggCTCATTACTGTGCTAAATAGATGGCTTCAGCGTGGCCAAATGATGAAACTAGTGAAAGACGTTATCCGTTTATATATGATCAATCCGCAGTCAAAGAGTATGATTCGCTGGGGAGTTATATTAAAAGCTTTCATTAGTTTTGCAATGGACCTCTTTCAAGTAAGACTCTCCGTGGATGCATTGGAACGCCTAGGAACAGCCGATATGATGGGCTTGTTTGTAAAATTGTGCGTTTCGTTCATTATGAATTTGGCCATATCCCAGCATTTTTTGGTAATGCTTTTAATTCGAGCACAATATCGTATTATCAACGCAAAGCTGCGAAAGGTGATCGAGGAAAGCAGGAATTTGAGTTTCCTGCAGCACCGAAATGGAGGCTTTATGACGAGATGCTGCTATCTATCTGATCAGTTGGAAGATATAGGCGAGGTCCAGAGCAAACTACAATCGATGGTGGGTCAACTGGGAGAGGTATTCGGCATGCAAGGGCTTATGGCTTATAGTGGATACTACCTATCCATTGTGGGTACATCTTATATGTCGTAtagcatatataaatatggaCCGCAAAATCTGAAACTATCACCCAAGACCTCGATCATCGCCTGCATTTGGATTACCTTATTTTACCTTGATGCCTTTGTCAATTGCAACAATATACTATGTGTGTTGGACCATCACAAGGACTTTTTGGGTCTATTGGAGGAAAGAACTGTGTTTGCTTCCAGCTTGGACATTCGACTGGAGAAATCC TTTGAAAGTCTTCAGTTGCAACTGGCTCGAAAcccattaaaaattaatataatggGTATGTTCCCTATCACGCGTGGCTCAACTGCGGCTATGTGTGCTTCTATTATAGTGAATTCAATTTTTCTAATTCAATTTGACATGGAATTCTTTTGA
- the LOC6614463 gene encoding putative gustatory receptor 36c, protein MDLESFLLGAVYHYGLLIGLSTFEFDWNTGLVFTTKWSTFYAIAMDSCIFALYIYHWTGNTNIVNKIFGRANMLHEYVVAIMTGLRIATGLFILIHRWYQRCKMMDLTASVVRMYVARPQVRRMSRWGILTKFISGTMIDGLQMAMVLNAMGRIDSQFYLGLGLQYWVSVILNMTMIQQYMIMLFVRTQFQLINTELRQVIEEAKELLLSPRHQGVFMTKCCSLADQLENIARVQSQLHTIVDQVEKVYGIQGAMIYGGYYLSSVGSCYLAYSILKHGYENLNMALSAVILSYAWCFFYYLDGMLNLSVMLHVQDDYREMLQILGERTIFVGLDVRLEEAFENLNLQLVRNPLEIKVVKLYDVTRSNTLAMFGNLITHSIFLIQYDIEHF, encoded by the exons ATGGACTTGGAGAGTTTTTTGTTGGGAGCGGTTTACCACTATGGACTCCTCATCGGTCTCAGTACCTTTGAGTTCGACTGGAACACAGGGCTTGTATTTACAACAAAATGGAGTACTTTTTACGCAATTGCGATGGATTCATGTATATTTGCCCTATACATTTATCACTGGACTGGAAACACAAACATTGTTAATAAGATTTTCGGCAGAGCAAACATGTTGCACGAATATGTTGTCGCCATAATGACCGGACTTAGAATTGCTACTG GTCTTTTCATACTGATTCACAGATGGTACCAGCGCTGCAAGATGATGGATTTGACGGCAAGTGTGGTCCGAATGTATGTAGCTAGGCCGCAGGTAAGGAGAATGTCTCGCTGGGGCATTCTCACCAAGTTTATTTCCGGGACTATGATCGATGGCCTCCAAATGGCCATGGTCTTGAATGCAATGGGGCGTATAGACTCGCAATTCTACCTGGGACTGGGCTTGCAGTACTGGGTGTCCGTTATTCTCAACATGACTATGATACAGCAATACATGATAATGCTTTTCGTTCGGACACAGTTCCAGCTCATTAACACGGAACTGCGTCAGGTGATCGAGGAAGCCAAGGAACTGCTGTTAAGCCCCCGGCATCAGGGAGTTTTCATGACCAAGTGTTGTTCGTTGGCGGATCAGCTAGAGAATATAGCAAGAGTCCAGAGCCAACTGCACACGATTGTGGACCAAGTGGAAAAAGTATACGGCATTCAGGGGGCCATGATCTATGGGGGCTACTACTTGTCCTCGGTGGGCAGCTGTTACTTGGCGTATAGTATCCTCAAACATGGATATGAGAACTTGAACATGGCACTGAGTGCTGTAATCCTATCATATGCTTGGTGTTTCTTTTATTACCTTGATGGTATGCTCAATTTATCGGTCATGCTCCACGTCCAGGATGACTACCGGGAAATGCTACAAATACTCGGGGAGCGGACAATATTCGTTGGCTTGGATGTCCGTCTCGAAGAAGCC TTTGAGAACCTTAATTTGCAGTTGGTACGAAATCCGTTAGAAATAAAGGTTGTTAAGTTGTATGATGTAACTCGCAGCAATACATTGGCCATGTTCGGAAACCTGATCACGcattcaatttttttaattcagtATGATATTGAACATTTTTAA
- the LOC6614465 gene encoding LOW QUALITY PROTEIN: uncharacterized protein CG31750 (The sequence of the model RefSeq protein was modified relative to this genomic sequence to represent the inferred CDS: inserted 1 base in 1 codon), translating into MPEKGHEIPLRNSRKKWLSRILRWSVSSICWISYIIYRGVVVGQIKLDPRKGKMVIHPRNIWTKRIALLLKILTLLWNYSFSQYLCMAFLPILPQKSERLFDNLIEAIAVQLSLWNTARLYSWLNSLSWNRSFVDRVNDVILVNAHLNSILGPLSLDGISLLVLYVVHLQFTLLQTINHTYLVPMLNTLLLGLICNVYVAYQMLLLSWIAGSFSEGKKNTVAITKFYTRYLKREQQPNRKQRKKLLRILRIYAKISSVHQXLWLPVASMLFSNIVELVRNWSYIIEWIFFHRRKTVMQKWSFVFWRYLGSGFAPLLRMLLIGLCNDRLVQMQDFLNLQLLIIDLRHTKFKQLNGNFVSQLKNLQICFDLQLRAQPIRNQIMSVNQECGCPFALDFFFCTVLNSISCVQYKMTNGINSD; encoded by the exons ATGCCAGAGAAGGGTCACGAAATCCCTTTAAGAAATTCCCGCAAAAAGTGGCTATCCCGAATTTTACGATGGTCAGTTTCCTCTATTTGCTGGATCTCATATATCATTTATCGCGGCGTGGTGGTTGGGCAAATAAAGTTGGATCCGAGAAAAGGAAAAATGGTCATACACCCTCGGAATATTTGGACCAAGCGGATTGCCCTGCTCCTAAAGATATTGACACTGCTATGGAATTATTCTTTCAGTCAATATTTATGTATGGCGTTTCTTCCGATACTTCCACAGAAATCAGAAAGGCTTTTTGATAATCTGATAGAGGCAATTGCAGTTCAACTATCGCTTTGGAATACCGCTCGCCTTTATTCTTGGCTGAATAGCCTATCCTGGAATCGCTCATTTGTGGATCGTGTGAATGACGTTATCCTGGTAAACGCTCATTTAAACTCAATTCTCGGACCTCTATCCTTGGATGGTATCTCGCTCTTGGTCCTTTACGTAGTGCATTTGCAATTTACTCTGCTGCAGACTATTAATCATACTTATTTAGTACCGATGCTAAACACTCTGCTGCTGGGGTTAATTTGTAATGTGTATGTTGCTTACCAAATGCTTCTGCTATCTTGGATCGCTGGATCATTTTCTGAAGGTAAGAAAAATACCGTAGCCATAACAAaattttatacccgttacttaaAAAGG gagcagcagccaaaCAGAAAGCAACGAAAGAAACTCCTTCGGATACTGCGGATTTATGCAAAAATTAGTAGTGTCCACC TGCTCTGGCTTCCAGTGGCAAGCATGCTTTTCTCGAACATCGTTGAGCTAGTGAGAAATTGGTCATACATTATCGAATGGATATTTTTCCACCGCCGTAAAACTGTGATGCAGAAATGGAGCTTCGTTTTCTGGAGATATCTGGGCAGCGGATTTGCGCCATTGTTGAGGATGCTACTCATTGGTCTTTGTAATGACCGTTTGGTTCAAATGCAGGACTTTCTCAATTTGCAGCTTCTGATAATCGATCTGAGacatacaaaatttaaacaGTTGAATGGTAACTTTGTCAGTCAGCTCAAGAACTTG CAAATCTGTTTTGATCTCCAACTAAGGGCACAACCCATTAGGAATCAAATTATGAGTGTTAATCAGGAGTGTGGATGTCCTTTCGCCCTGGACTTCTTCTTCTGTACCGTGCTAAATTCCATTAGCTGCGTTCAGTATAAAATGACAAATGGAATTAATAGCGACTGA
- the LOC6614466 gene encoding uncharacterized protein LOC6614466 isoform X2 — translation MFGHLNLLAALFFIGTLKDFRVAGLRLTEVRIPMYVIKGTAAQLECLYDLDGEALYSVKWYKDGNEFYRYVPRDMPPAQTFLLPGVNVDLHNSSDAIVTLRNVNLQSAGRFRCEVSGEAPSFQTVTEHGDMIVAYLPDEGSPKISGGRPRYQIGDYVRVNCTAGRSKPAVKLSWQVNGEPVEQQKLRKYDTIVSGRDGLETSVLGLQFRVEQKHFRKGNMKLKCIAELSTVYWRCNEESVEGDRPQKAPVLESRETVYASNSRADPVQASSTASAPSTPITPLVLLPVALAVMVMATLAQGIARDIDTDKISMDRTAPGGIGITKGAQQARELLAGREEENRRTSHGKFATQLEKMALTAR, via the exons ATTTCCGCGTTGCTGGGCTCAGACTGACCGAGGTTCGCATTCCGATGTACGTGATTAAGGGTACCGCGGCGCAGTTGGAGTGTCTTTACGATCTGGATGGCGAGGCCCTCTACTCCGTGAAATGGTACAAGGATGGCAACGAGTTCTACCGCTATGTGCCGAGGGATATGCCGCCTGCGCAAACGTTCCTGCTGCCTGGTGTTAACGTCGAT TTGcacaactcgagcgacgcgaTTGTTACGCTGCGCAACGTCAATCTGCAGTCGGCGGGCCGCTTCCGGTGCGAAGTTTCTGGCGAGGCACCCTCCTTCCAAACGGTCACCGAGCACGGCGACATGATTGTTGCGT atCTTCCGGACGAAGGATCACCGAAAATCAGCGGTGGACGACCGCGTTACCAGATCGGAGACTATGTTCGGGTTAATTGCACCGCAGGACGTTCCAAGCCCGCTGTGAAATTATCGTGGCAAGTGAATGGAGAGCCAGTTGAGCAGCAGAAACTCCGCAAATACGACACAATTGTATCGGGACGAGATGGTCTGGAAACTTCTGTGCTGGGCCTTCAATTCCGGGTGGAACAGAAACACTTTCGCAAAGGCAACATGAAACTTAAG TGCATAGCCGAATTGTCGACCGTGTACTGGAGGTGCAACGAGGAGTCCGTGGAGGGCGACCGGCCGCAGAAGGCGCCGGTGCTCGAGTCCCGGGAAACGGTCTACGCCAGCAACTCACGCGCCGATCCCGTCCAAG CCAGTTCCACGGCTTCAGCGCCCTCAACACCAATCACGCCCCTCGTCCTCCTTCCGGTGGCGCTGGCGGTGATGGTGATGGCAACCCTGGCGCAGGGAATCGCGAGagatatagatacagataAAATATCCATGGATCGGACAGCGCCTGGAGGGATTGGGATAACGAAAGGAGCTCAGCAGGCGAGAGAGTTGCTGGCTGGCCGCGAGGAGGAAAATCGCAGGACGAGTCACGGAAAATTCGCAACGCAGCTGGAGAAAATGGCATTGACTGCACGGTAG
- the LOC6614466 gene encoding uncharacterized protein LOC6614466 isoform X1, whose product MFGHLNLLAALFFIGTLKDFRVAGLRLTEVRIPMYVIKGTAAQLECLYDLDGEALYSVKWYKDGNEFYRYVPRDMPPAQTFLLPGVNVDLHNSSDAIVTLRNVNLQSAGRFRCEVSGEAPSFQTVTEHGDMIVAYLPDEGSPKISGGRPRYQIGDYVRVNCTAGRSKPAVKLSWQVNGEPVEQQKLRKYDTIVSGRDGLETSVLGLQFRVEQKHFRKGNMKLKCIAELSTVYWRCNEESVEGDRPQKAPVLESRETVYASNSRADPVQGTSYRELFVTKILSLLFVQTNAASSTASAPSTPITPLVLLPVALAVMVMATLAQGIARDIDTDKISMDRTAPGGIGITKGAQQARELLAGREEENRRTSHGKFATQLEKMALTAR is encoded by the exons ATTTCCGCGTTGCTGGGCTCAGACTGACCGAGGTTCGCATTCCGATGTACGTGATTAAGGGTACCGCGGCGCAGTTGGAGTGTCTTTACGATCTGGATGGCGAGGCCCTCTACTCCGTGAAATGGTACAAGGATGGCAACGAGTTCTACCGCTATGTGCCGAGGGATATGCCGCCTGCGCAAACGTTCCTGCTGCCTGGTGTTAACGTCGAT TTGcacaactcgagcgacgcgaTTGTTACGCTGCGCAACGTCAATCTGCAGTCGGCGGGCCGCTTCCGGTGCGAAGTTTCTGGCGAGGCACCCTCCTTCCAAACGGTCACCGAGCACGGCGACATGATTGTTGCGT atCTTCCGGACGAAGGATCACCGAAAATCAGCGGTGGACGACCGCGTTACCAGATCGGAGACTATGTTCGGGTTAATTGCACCGCAGGACGTTCCAAGCCCGCTGTGAAATTATCGTGGCAAGTGAATGGAGAGCCAGTTGAGCAGCAGAAACTCCGCAAATACGACACAATTGTATCGGGACGAGATGGTCTGGAAACTTCTGTGCTGGGCCTTCAATTCCGGGTGGAACAGAAACACTTTCGCAAAGGCAACATGAAACTTAAG TGCATAGCCGAATTGTCGACCGTGTACTGGAGGTGCAACGAGGAGTCCGTGGAGGGCGACCGGCCGCAGAAGGCGCCGGTGCTCGAGTCCCGGGAAACGGTCTACGCCAGCAACTCACGCGCCGATCCCGTCCAAGGTACGTCTTACCGGGAATTATTTGTGACCAAAATCTTATCGCTCTTGTTCGTCCAAACAAATGCAGCCAGTTCCACGGCTTCAGCGCCCTCAACACCAATCACGCCCCTCGTCCTCCTTCCGGTGGCGCTGGCGGTGATGGTGATGGCAACCCTGGCGCAGGGAATCGCGAGagatatagatacagataAAATATCCATGGATCGGACAGCGCCTGGAGGGATTGGGATAACGAAAGGAGCTCAGCAGGCGAGAGAGTTGCTGGCTGGCCGCGAGGAGGAAAATCGCAGGACGAGTCACGGAAAATTCGCAACGCAGCTGGAGAAAATGGCATTGACTGCACGGTAG